Below is a window of Flavobacterium sp. CFS9 DNA.
TTAAAACAACGGCTGATTAGTAATGCTTGTCTCAGGGCATTAGCGGAAATATCATCCGGGTCGTCACTTTGGCAGATGTAATTTTTAGGACTAACTGCCATTTCTTTACACACATCATCAAAGGATTTTATTCTTTCCACAATGTTTGGCTGAAAAGTTTTAATTCCAAAAAGGTTTTCCAACATTACCTTTCTTCCTGTTTTAGCTTTCTCATAAGCTTTTAATACTCTGCCTTTATCGGCTGTTAATGTTTCATTCATTTTATAGTTGTTTTTAAAGTTAATTTGATTTAAACCTTTCGTGATTAATGACTGTGATATCATTGTCATCGATTGAGTGGCATTTGTCGCAGTAATGCTTATTGTTATCTATGTGCCACTCTTCATCTGTTACCGCTTCATTTGCGTTGTCTTCATCGAAGAAAAACGCATTTTCTTCAGATTCGCGAAACTGTTCCTTACAGTTATCACATTCAATTCCTGTGAATGTTTGTTTTATAAATCCCATACTTTTTTTAGTTTATAATTAATACTCGTCGTTAAATCTTTGTTTGTTTATCCAGGTGGCTAACAATGCCTGAGCAATAGTTGATTGTGCAAGCTTTTTTTTGTATTTCGGAACCTGAATGAAACATTTTATCTTATCAGCTTCTTTTAATTTTCCGAAAGCTTTTTCAGCATCTTTTCTTGATTCTTTGTAACCGTACATATCCCATAGTGCATCAAAACTTAAATCAGCAGGAGATTTTTCGATTTCAAAAACCTTTAGATACTTTTTGAGTTTCATCCAAATTGTTTTCATAATGCTTTCTTCATGTGGAAACCTTGGTTCCAATTGTGATAATAATTCTTTTGCGTTTTCAAACTGAGCACCATCGGGTAAATAACCTGTTAACAACCATTGCCTTTGCTCTTTGTTTAAAACTCCTTCAGACACTTCAAAAAGCCTTAAATTGCCCAATAAATCATATTTAAACAGAAAAACTAAGCCTATTTCTTTGCCTTTAGCTCTATAGGTGGTTAGTGGCTCATCCATTACGCTAATTTTTGATTTAAGTCATTAATAACCTTTTGTATTTGCTGTCGGATGTAAACGTCATTTACTGTCTTTATTTGGTCAATCAATAAGAGTTCTAACATGTCAGCTTCATGATGCCTAAAAGTCACTTTCGTTTTCTTTGCCGTATTAAAAAGATCTGTTTTTAATTTTTGGTGATTGAATTTTTTATCAAGTATATTAACAACATCTAAGGCGATTGAAAGTGTCGATTTATCTCTTCTACTAATTGGCTTACTGTTATATACTGGCTGTAGTGTCGCTGTAATTATTGTAATTGTTTCGTTTGATAGTCTTAAATCTATTTTCATCTTAGTTTTTCTTTGAGGTTGTTCAGATAGTTGAGTTTATTGATACATATTTCGTAAGTGTCCAAATCATAAGTGCCTTTTTTGACCCTAAAAAAGAATTGATTTCTTATGAGATCATAAAAAATATCGACACCCAAATGATTGCCAACCGGCTTACGTAATTTCCATTCAGTTTCAAACCACTTTGCATTTCCGCTTGTTTTTTCTAGTATTCTATCATTAATTAATTTAGTAACTAGTGATTTTCCACATTTGGTCTTATGAAAATCTGTTAAGTAACAGATATGGCCATCGCTCAAAACATTCTCTTTTTTTAGTTTCTTTAGAAGTAACTCTTTGCTCGTAATTGCTCTCATTTAACATTCGGTTTTAGGTTCTGAAATTTCTTTTTGACAATCGTCGCATACGATTACTGTTTTTTCACATCCACAAACAGCATCCAATACTTTTATTCTTGTACTATTGTGGGGGCACTTTTCGGGCTTTTGGATGTCAATGATACAAGCCACAATTTGCGCAGTATAGACGACCATTCTTTTCTTTGACCGGCATTTCAATTTCGCATTCGAAACAATACTCATCCGGGAGGGCTTCGTCGTTATAATCGTCAGCTTCAATTTTACAAACGAGATATAAACCAGTTAAGAAGCCTCCAACTAATGCAAAAAGGAAAGCTGAAAAAAGGGCAATAATTATTAATATGTTTGTCATGTTACTTGTATTTTTTTGTTATCATCGATTCTAAACAGGTAATTATCTTTGAAAGTTCCTGTGGTTCCATCTTCTTTAAAGGCTTTTTAACTGGGCTTTTATCACTCTTTAAAAAGTCAGATAAACGGTTAATATCAGCTACTTCGCCCCAACGATCATTTTTAACAGTCCATTGTAATGTGCGTAAATGTGCCAGAACAGTTAAATGTTGTTTGTTATTTTTATCAAATAATCCCCAGTTGTTACTATTGCCCTGAACGATATTTTTAAGATGTTGTTTGGGCTTGTTATAGTTGTCTATCGCAGAACCAGTTCCAGTGTAAACTTGTGGCTTAGTGGGTGTCATTTTACTAGTCTTTATATGTTGATTTTATATGGCGTCTAAATCTTTGGTTATCAATAACTAACTTCCTATATCTGTTAAAAGCTTTCAGCTCTGTATCTGATAATGGTGTCATGCTTCTGTATCTTTCAGAACTGTCTTTATGGACTTGGTGTCCATTTACACTATAATGTTCGTGATCTGCTATTGGTATTATTGTGACGGTCATTTCGATTTTGTTTATAAATTGTTTTTACTTTAAAACAGAACCACTCAATTTGTGTGGCAATTACTTTTTTGTTTGACCAGATTAGCAACCCTGTCGCTAAAATGGCAGTACTTAGATACTTATCCATTACACTGTGAATCTGAACTCTACCTTTTTTGTTCTGTTTTCGCCAACTTCTACAAACTTGTAACCGCTTACATAGGAGCTGCCTTTTGTTCGGTTCTGAGCCTCAATAATAATGTCCATTCCTTCGTCAAATTCCGGTGAGTTAAAATCGCTTCGCATTTGATTTAATTGGATGATTTTTGCAGGATTCAACATTCCGGTTTTAATATTTGGCTTCAAAAGATGTGTCACCGCCTTGGTTAACTTCACACTATTTTCGTCCTGTTCATCGCCGGATAATGCAGTTATATAGTTCATTATTTTCTGTATTCCGGCGGTTTCTGTTCCATCAAATGAAATAGTAATGTTATGACCGATTGTAATACTACATGATCCGTCTGGATGTGTGACTGTATGACTTTCTTGTTCCAGTTTATCCAAACCGTAGATATCTGTTTTCAGTTTTAAAACATCATTAAAGTTTTTGAAAACAGAATCAACTAATTCAACCATATTGTTTTGACGATCAATAAGAGGATCAATGTTATTGATCAAAAATTCCGTGGATAGCTCTTTGTATGCTGCCTTGTCGGATCTTGCTTTTTGTTTATTTGCCTTTTCTTCAGCTGCTAACTCCTGCATTAAAGTCTTTCTATCTGTTGGGGATAATTTTGTAATATCTAATTGTTGCGTTTCCATGATAATTGGGTCTTTTACGTTAATGTTTTTTATTTCGTTAGTAATTTTCATTCTCAAAAGGATTTTGAATTAGGTTGCCCCATGATGTCTGTTCAAGCTTTTCGAGAGTTAACTTTACTTTGGCTTCCAGTGCTGCCGTTACTTTGTAGTACCTGACTTCGCTAGGGAAGTTTTCTTTGCTAATCTGTGACAGTAGAGCACCTCGCTCTTGATTTATGCAGATTCTTTCACATGTTTTAAAGACATGAATACGGCCATGTTTCTGCTGTTCTGAACAGTAATACAGTACATTGTGTAAATCTGATAATCTTTGGTCTATTTGTGTTTTATCATTCATCCTTTTAAAGTTTATCTTTGTTTTTACTTACCTGCTTACTTCTTAAATTTCTAAGATCAGATTCAATTGTAACTCTATTTAAATGGTTTGGATTATCCCTCAACCATTGCTCTAAATCGGCAATTTTATTTTTTACTTGTTGTGGTGTCATAGTGATTAGTTTAAAATTTCTATTGGGAATGGTACTCTGATACCTGGTACTTTTGAAGGTTGTTGATCTCGTTTTTTTGCTTCATTAAGCAACGGTATTGGAAAGCGTGACATCAGTTTACTTATGCACTTACAATAAAGTCTGTCTTTATCTCTTCCATTCACTCTAGGATATCTTTTTATTAAATCCTTAAACTCTAATTCTTCTTTATGAAGTTCGATTGTAAACCATTTACTAACTGCCGAAGAGGTTACAACTTTTCTAAACTCGAAAGAGCTAATCGTTACACTTTCGACCCAGTAAAACCAAAATGCAAGTATTAAATCTTCTTTGGTTTCACATACTTTTAAATGATCCATTAAATAATCTGTTGCAGATTCTTTTGTTGTTGTTTTCATAACTTATCCTTTTTCTAATAGTTTTACTTGTCTGTCGTTGTAACCTTTTTGCCAAATGACATGAGGTTCGTAAGCCTCAAATCTATTTTTCTCAATTATTGCCTGATAATCTGTCACATTGACTACTATATCTGCATCATAATAAATATCTTCTGCTATTTTTCCTTTGGGTTTCTTACCATCAGCACCACTAATCCAAATGAAGGTTGTATCTTGAAATTGGCTAATAAATTCAAAATAATGTTCGCTTCTCATCTTCCTAAAAAAGTACTGAACCGAATCAATAACTACTATTTTTGGCTGCCTCTGTCGGCTTAACCTTGCTGTTAGCTGAACTATATTTTCCTGATGGTAGTTAAATCCAGGTACACCTTTCATGTTACTTCGTTTCAACGCCATTTTAAACCCTTTTTTCATTCCTTCCTCAGAAGTGTTGTAGTGCACTTTTTGGGAATTCAAACAAATCTGTTTTACAGCTTGTAACACATAAGATGTTTTTCCCTGGCCTGAACCTCCATAAACCAACCAATGACTATTTCCTAACTGAGGTTCACCTAGGTGTTCCTTCCACTCTTTATCTACTTTTATGGTTTTAAAATTTATCCGGTCTATATCTTCGTAGCTGTAAGCTCTTGGAACTTTTATCATATTAGGCAGCCTTTTTTTGATTAAGGAAATAACTTTCTACATCTTGTTTAACGCGTCTTAAATCACCTTCACAATTACAAAAGATTGTTTCGATTCTATCCATGTCAGTTAAACCATTTTCTATACATATTGCAGATACATCAGTTAGGGTAAGAGGTTTTAATTTTAGAAAC
It encodes the following:
- a CDS encoding ATP-binding protein, which translates into the protein MIKVPRAYSYEDIDRINFKTIKVDKEWKEHLGEPQLGNSHWLVYGGSGQGKTSYVLQAVKQICLNSQKVHYNTSEEGMKKGFKMALKRSNMKGVPGFNYHQENIVQLTARLSRQRQPKIVVIDSVQYFFRKMRSEHYFEFISQFQDTTFIWISGADGKKPKGKIAEDIYYDADIVVNVTDYQAIIEKNRFEAYEPHVIWQKGYNDRQVKLLEKG